The proteins below come from a single Acidovorax sp. NCPPB 4044 genomic window:
- a CDS encoding iron-containing redox enzyme family protein: MRTSTQPAYSSDDSNAQRSGVPALRTVPSEGPFQALHSALHQPDPAPAARERGAALLRDTLARGDLPPATLPEDPNELHTWMARNHAAVAAQYEEYLTARREGAGRRYFTNRAHALYFLRAVAPTKLVDGSWLYGLLRHARNPRLEELVRTYLEELGDGAPDKNHVVLYRQLMARYGLVQGPALADALHEQGAVQLALAWNAEDFLPEVIGFNLGYEQLPLHLLITAYELNELGIDPYYFTLHVTVDNADTGHARQACDAVLQLLPRHGGADAFWHRVREGARLGDAGLGTARVIADFDIAAEVVRIFQGKCGAGQGMHSDYCRVAGRSVNEWLSEPGRMDAFLEALVHAGWICPGRPVAESRFWGLLQGPRAEMFGVFSPYELQVIHDWIRGAEASADGQAYFEPAAANEARRRPTFRALQRARRGDPGPASTEDVLDPDLVAFKDRLRTLDAAAQFDALVHAMSPSEHWTPVGLYATRRFVSAHP, from the coding sequence ATGCGAACTTCCACACAGCCCGCCTATTCGTCCGATGACTCCAACGCGCAGCGCAGCGGCGTGCCCGCGTTGCGGACGGTGCCTTCAGAAGGACCGTTCCAGGCCCTGCATTCCGCGCTGCACCAGCCGGACCCGGCCCCAGCGGCGCGCGAGCGTGGCGCGGCCCTGCTGCGCGATACGCTGGCGCGTGGCGACCTGCCGCCCGCCACATTGCCCGAGGACCCGAATGAGCTGCACACCTGGATGGCCCGCAACCATGCGGCCGTGGCTGCGCAGTACGAGGAATACCTCACTGCGCGGCGCGAAGGTGCCGGCCGCCGCTACTTCACCAACCGCGCGCATGCGCTGTATTTCCTGCGCGCGGTCGCTCCCACCAAGCTGGTGGATGGCAGCTGGCTCTATGGCCTGCTGCGGCACGCGCGCAACCCCCGGCTCGAGGAACTGGTGCGCACCTACCTGGAGGAGCTGGGCGACGGTGCCCCCGACAAGAACCACGTGGTGCTGTACCGCCAGCTGATGGCCCGCTACGGGCTGGTCCAGGGCCCGGCGCTGGCGGACGCGCTGCACGAGCAGGGCGCCGTGCAACTGGCACTGGCCTGGAACGCGGAGGACTTTCTTCCCGAGGTCATCGGCTTCAACCTGGGCTACGAGCAACTGCCGCTGCACCTGCTGATCACGGCCTACGAACTCAACGAACTCGGCATCGATCCCTACTACTTCACGCTGCACGTGACCGTGGACAACGCCGACACGGGCCATGCCCGGCAGGCGTGCGATGCCGTGCTGCAGTTGCTGCCGCGCCATGGCGGTGCCGATGCGTTCTGGCACCGCGTGCGCGAAGGGGCGCGGCTGGGCGATGCGGGGCTGGGCACGGCGCGCGTGATCGCCGATTTCGACATCGCGGCCGAAGTGGTGCGCATCTTCCAGGGCAAGTGCGGTGCGGGCCAGGGCATGCACTCGGACTATTGCCGCGTGGCAGGGCGCAGCGTGAACGAATGGCTGTCGGAACCCGGGCGCATGGATGCGTTTCTGGAGGCGCTCGTGCATGCCGGCTGGATCTGCCCGGGACGCCCCGTGGCCGAGAGCCGCTTCTGGGGCCTGCTGCAGGGGCCGCGCGCCGAGATGTTCGGCGTCTTCTCCCCGTATGAGTTGCAGGTGATCCACGACTGGATCCGCGGCGCGGAGGCCAGCGCCGACGGCCAGGCGTATTTCGAACCCGCTGCCGCCAATGAAGCCCGCCGCCGGCCCACTTTCCGCGCGCTGCAGCGCGCGCGGCGTGGAGACCCCGGGCCGGCAAGCACGGAAGACGTGCTCGACCCGGACCTGGTCGCGTTCAAGGACCGGCTGCGCACGCTGGATGCCGCAGCGCAGTTCGATGCCCTCGTGCACGCGATGTCGCCCTCCGAGCACTGGACTCCGGTGGGCCTCTATGCGACTCGGAGGTTCGTTTCCGCGCACCCCTGA
- a CDS encoding XdhC family protein, with protein sequence MIAGAAHSASPELQVAQALHAWRAEGRHAVLATVLRTWGSSPRPVGSWMALRDDGCIEGSVSGGCIEDDLLRRCLEESARWAGRPPERVRYGMDAEEAHRFGLPCGGTLELLLEYDPDPHALHRLVQWLQERRVVWRHVRCADGMVTLSTDGQPAADAAPALVDRGDAVAQRLGPSCRMLLIGAGALARSLAAMALPCGFAVTVCDPREEHRKGWHLPGVELVTAMPDDAVLAMGMDARTCAIALTHDPKLDDLALLEALQSDAFYVGAIGSAATTAARRQRLQEHFGIGDAALARLRGPIGLAIGSRTPPEIAVSVMAEVLAARNGAVLPAAARMSEAARAGGPAVGNGACGWAPRGSAAA encoded by the coding sequence GTGATCGCAGGCGCCGCGCACTCCGCATCGCCCGAGCTGCAGGTGGCGCAGGCGCTGCATGCCTGGCGCGCCGAAGGGCGCCATGCGGTGCTGGCGACGGTGCTGCGCACCTGGGGATCGTCGCCGCGGCCGGTGGGATCGTGGATGGCGCTGCGGGACGATGGCTGCATCGAAGGCTCGGTGTCCGGGGGCTGCATCGAAGACGATCTGCTCCGGCGCTGCCTGGAGGAGTCCGCCCGCTGGGCGGGGCGGCCGCCCGAGCGCGTGCGCTATGGCATGGATGCCGAAGAGGCCCACCGCTTCGGCCTGCCCTGCGGCGGCACGCTGGAACTGCTGCTCGAATACGACCCCGATCCGCACGCGCTGCACCGCCTCGTGCAATGGCTGCAGGAGCGCCGGGTGGTGTGGCGGCACGTGCGCTGCGCCGATGGCATGGTGACGCTGTCCACGGACGGCCAACCTGCCGCCGATGCCGCGCCCGCGCTGGTGGACCGCGGCGATGCGGTGGCGCAGCGGCTCGGCCCGTCCTGCCGGATGCTGCTGATCGGTGCCGGCGCGCTGGCGCGGTCGCTCGCGGCGATGGCGTTGCCGTGCGGGTTCGCGGTGACGGTATGCGATCCGCGCGAAGAGCACCGCAAGGGCTGGCACCTGCCCGGCGTGGAACTGGTGACCGCCATGCCGGACGATGCCGTGCTGGCGATGGGCATGGACGCACGCACCTGCGCCATCGCACTCACGCACGATCCCAAGCTGGACGACCTCGCGCTGCTGGAGGCCTTGCAGAGCGATGCCTTCTACGTGGGGGCGATCGGCTCTGCTGCCACCACGGCAGCGCGCCGGCAGCGGCTGCAGGAGCACTTCGGCATCGGCGATGCCGCGCTGGCCAGGCTGCGTGGACCGATCGGCCTGGCCATCGGCAGCCGCACTCCGCCGGAGATCGCGGTGAGCGTGATGGCCGAAGTGCTGGCGGCCAGGAATGGCGCTGTCCTGCCGGCTGCGGCGCGCATGAGCGAGGCCGCGCGCGCCGGCGGCCCGGCCGTGGGCAACGGTGCCTGCGGATGGGCTCCGCGCGGCAGCGCAGCGGCCTGA
- a CDS encoding RecQ family ATP-dependent DNA helicase encodes MPSSPSPAAPARPRPPSQARIQAALKKSFGLRALRAGQREVIDRVLRGENTLAIMPTGAGKSLCYQLPALLLQGRTVVVSPLIALMRDQCDALRERGVAAVQLHSALDAEETRAAEAAVADGSARIVLTTPERLADPAFQALLEAGGRVALLAVDEAHCISQWGHDFRPAFLDIAQALPRLGKPPVLALTATAAGAVAQDIRRQLGIPAAGVVDTGTFRPNLRYRAEQLASEAEKNDRLLRIVKKTAGTGIVYAATVKAAEAAHALLAGAGESVGLYHGRLPAAERGDAQDRFMRGDLRVMVATNAFGLGIDKQDVRFVVHYQMPGGLDAYYQESGRAGRDGEPAECTLLFLRKDKAVQQFFLAGRYPTTDDLDALYTALQSPPPGAHTAWNMDLLHQGLDRPRAKLQVAMGLLRRRRIVTQKADGGLSLRRPGMDGAALAALLEDYAQKRTQDQDALERMVFYAQSGRCRWEVLLDYFGHARQDERCGTCDNCLRIAALDAQSAQPASEAAVAPSNRKQPAAPLAPPGPRPGSPAIVVAGGAKPAPALPHLAFALGMPVRVKRYGEGTVRAIESQAITVAFADGSERCFHPEFVKKARRRAAAPAANDPALLPVPPIPLESMELRSA; translated from the coding sequence ATGCCCTCCTCCCCTTCCCCGGCCGCGCCCGCGCGTCCACGCCCACCCAGCCAGGCCCGCATCCAGGCGGCGCTGAAGAAGTCCTTCGGCCTGCGCGCCCTGCGCGCCGGCCAGCGCGAGGTCATCGACCGCGTGCTGCGCGGCGAGAACACGCTGGCGATCATGCCCACCGGCGCGGGCAAGTCGCTGTGCTACCAATTGCCCGCGCTGCTGCTGCAGGGCCGCACCGTTGTGGTCTCGCCGCTCATCGCGCTCATGCGCGACCAGTGCGATGCGCTGCGCGAGCGCGGCGTGGCGGCCGTGCAACTGCACAGCGCACTGGATGCCGAGGAAACCCGCGCAGCGGAGGCGGCCGTCGCGGACGGCAGCGCCCGCATCGTGCTCACCACGCCGGAACGGCTGGCCGATCCGGCCTTCCAGGCGCTGCTGGAGGCCGGCGGCCGCGTTGCGCTGCTCGCCGTGGACGAGGCGCATTGCATCTCGCAGTGGGGCCACGATTTCCGGCCGGCGTTCCTCGACATCGCCCAGGCCCTGCCGCGGCTGGGCAAACCGCCCGTGCTGGCGCTCACCGCCACCGCGGCGGGCGCCGTGGCACAGGACATCCGGCGCCAGCTCGGCATTCCCGCCGCCGGCGTGGTGGACACCGGCACCTTCCGGCCCAACCTGCGTTACCGCGCCGAGCAGCTCGCGAGCGAGGCCGAGAAGAACGACCGCCTGCTGCGCATCGTGAAAAAGACGGCAGGCACCGGCATCGTCTATGCCGCCACCGTGAAGGCCGCCGAAGCCGCCCACGCGCTGCTGGCCGGTGCCGGCGAATCGGTGGGCCTCTACCACGGCCGCCTGCCGGCCGCCGAACGCGGGGATGCGCAGGACCGCTTCATGCGCGGAGACCTCCGCGTGATGGTGGCCACCAATGCCTTTGGCCTGGGCATCGACAAGCAGGACGTCCGCTTCGTGGTGCACTACCAGATGCCCGGCGGGCTGGATGCCTACTACCAGGAATCCGGCCGCGCGGGCCGCGACGGAGAGCCGGCCGAGTGCACGCTGCTGTTCCTCCGCAAGGACAAGGCGGTGCAGCAGTTCTTCCTGGCCGGCCGCTACCCCACCACGGACGACCTGGACGCGCTCTACACGGCCCTGCAGTCGCCTCCGCCGGGCGCGCACACGGCCTGGAACATGGACCTGCTGCACCAGGGGCTCGACCGGCCCCGCGCCAAGCTGCAGGTGGCGATGGGGCTGCTGCGGCGGCGCCGCATCGTCACCCAGAAGGCGGATGGCGGGCTGTCGCTGCGGCGCCCCGGCATGGACGGCGCGGCGCTGGCCGCGCTGCTGGAAGACTATGCCCAGAAGCGCACGCAGGACCAGGATGCGCTGGAGCGCATGGTGTTCTACGCACAGAGCGGCCGCTGCCGCTGGGAAGTGCTGCTGGACTATTTCGGCCATGCGCGCCAGGACGAACGCTGCGGGACCTGCGACAACTGCCTGCGCATCGCCGCGCTGGACGCGCAGTCGGCGCAGCCCGCATCGGAAGCCGCTGTCGCGCCATCCAACCGCAAGCAGCCCGCAGCACCGCTCGCGCCCCCCGGCCCGCGCCCCGGCTCCCCGGCCATCGTGGTCGCAGGCGGTGCCAAGCCCGCACCGGCGCTGCCCCACCTGGCCTTCGCGCTCGGCATGCCGGTGCGCGTGAAGCGCTACGGCGAGGGCACGGTGCGTGCCATCGAGTCGCAGGCCATCACCGTGGCCTTTGCCGATGGCAGCGAGCGCTGTTTCCACCCGGAGTTCGTGAAGAAGGCGCGGCGCAGGGCCGCCGCTCCGGCGGCGAACGATCCTGCCCTGCTGCCGGTACCGCCCATCCCGCTGGAATCCATGGAACTGCGCAGCGCCTGA
- a CDS encoding ABC transporter substrate-binding protein — protein sequence MTDLPPTGARPYATRRRALQTLAAGAAGAVAPGLRAQPGAGAAVAGQRAPLQIVGPWEISGLAPAASGYVFTRLQIAETLVDADDEGTLLPGLAQRFEASADGRTWRFALRPGARFHDGTAVQARAVVRCLEDARRPPSLLSTAPIQAIEAEDEATVRVRLSTPHAALPALLAHSSTLVLAPSSYGTDGAVRSIVGSGPYRITTLAAPQRVETAAFDGHGGPRPAVGRVAYLAAGRSETRALMAEAGQADLAYGLDPASVVRLRRRARVRVESVTLPRSVAIKINAGMPALRDPRVRRALSLCIDRAGIARALLRDPGLAATQLFPPTLRAWHAPAIEPLAHDPGAAARLLAEAGWRRGAGGLQDAQGEPLRLSLRTFPDRPELPLIATALQAQWREAGIAVRVDVGNSGDIPLGHRDGSLQLALIARNYATTPDPTSTLAQDFGPGGGDWGAMGWSDARVAQALAALLAGGLDAGRAAALRLQVVHALQAELPVIPVAWYRQAVAVSARLDGVHLDPLERSYRLTAMGWRA from the coding sequence ATGACAGATCTCCCACCGACCGGCGCCCGCCCGTACGCCACCCGGCGCCGCGCCCTGCAGACCCTGGCGGCCGGCGCCGCGGGGGCGGTGGCACCGGGCTTGCGCGCGCAACCCGGTGCGGGGGCCGCCGTTGCCGGGCAGCGCGCACCGCTGCAGATCGTCGGCCCCTGGGAGATCAGCGGGTTGGCGCCGGCCGCCAGTGGCTACGTCTTCACGCGCCTGCAGATCGCAGAAACGCTGGTGGACGCCGATGACGAGGGCACGCTGCTGCCGGGCCTGGCGCAGCGGTTCGAGGCATCCGCCGATGGGCGCACCTGGCGCTTCGCCCTTCGGCCGGGCGCGCGCTTCCACGACGGCACCGCCGTGCAGGCGCGCGCCGTGGTGCGGTGCCTGGAGGATGCGCGCAGGCCCCCGTCGCTGCTCAGCACCGCGCCCATCCAGGCCATCGAGGCGGAAGACGAAGCCACCGTGCGCGTGCGGCTGTCCACGCCCCATGCCGCGCTGCCCGCGCTGCTCGCGCACAGCAGCACGCTGGTGCTTGCGCCATCCAGCTACGGCACCGACGGTGCGGTGCGGTCCATCGTCGGCAGCGGTCCGTACCGGATCACCACTCTCGCGGCGCCGCAGCGGGTCGAGACCGCCGCTTTCGACGGCCACGGCGGGCCGCGTCCGGCCGTCGGGCGCGTGGCCTACCTCGCGGCGGGGCGGTCCGAGACACGCGCGCTCATGGCGGAGGCCGGGCAGGCCGACCTGGCCTACGGGCTGGATCCGGCCAGCGTCGTGCGGCTGCGCCGGCGCGCGCGCGTGCGGGTGGAATCGGTCACGCTGCCGCGCTCGGTGGCCATCAAGATCAATGCGGGCATGCCGGCGCTGCGCGATCCGCGCGTGCGGCGCGCCCTGAGCCTGTGCATCGACCGCGCCGGCATCGCCCGCGCCCTGCTGCGCGACCCCGGCCTGGCCGCGACGCAGCTCTTTCCGCCCACCCTGCGCGCCTGGCACGCGCCCGCGATCGAACCCCTCGCGCACGATCCCGGTGCCGCGGCCCGCCTGCTGGCCGAGGCCGGCTGGCGGCGCGGCGCCGGTGGGCTGCAGGATGCACAGGGCGAGCCGCTGCGGCTGTCGCTGCGCACCTTTCCCGACCGGCCCGAACTGCCGCTCATCGCCACGGCGCTCCAGGCCCAGTGGCGGGAGGCCGGCATCGCCGTGCGCGTGGACGTGGGCAACTCGGGCGACATTCCGCTCGGACACCGCGACGGCAGCCTGCAGCTCGCCCTGATCGCCCGCAACTACGCCACCACGCCCGACCCCACCAGCACGCTGGCGCAGGACTTCGGCCCCGGCGGCGGCGACTGGGGGGCCATGGGCTGGTCGGACGCCCGGGTGGCGCAGGCGCTCGCCGCGCTGCTGGCCGGCGGCCTGGACGCCGGGCGCGCAGCGGCGCTGCGCCTGCAGGTCGTGCACGCACTGCAGGCAGAGCTGCCGGTGATTCCGGTCGCGTGGTACCGGCAGGCCGTGGCGGTGAGCGCGCGCCTCGACGGCGTTCACCTCGACCCGCTGGAGCGCTCATACCGGCTTACGGCGATGGGGTGGCGCGCATGA
- a CDS encoding ABC transporter permease: MTAPSRTAALPALSADGLQRPARTRRRAGLAILGLLAVFAALGPALVGADPARQALDQSLLPPGSAHWLGTDLFGRSTLARLAHAAQLSLGLALVASASAAVPGVLLGVAASWRGGGAERGLVLLADAVLAVPGLLLVLLFAALAPGQHWALYMGLSLSLWVEYFRVSRAASRPVLAGDAVQASRLLGFGPVYVLRRHVLPALSPVLSTLLPFSAAQAVLALAALGFIGVGIQPPTAELGLMMTEALPHYEEAPWLMAAPVGLLMLLVLGMALVAGTGERA, translated from the coding sequence ATGACCGCCCCCTCCCGCACCGCCGCACTGCCGGCCCTTTCCGCAGACGGCCTGCAGCGCCCGGCCCGAACGCGCCGCCGCGCAGGCCTGGCGATCCTCGGCCTGCTGGCGGTGTTCGCAGCGCTGGGGCCGGCCCTGGTGGGCGCGGACCCCGCTCGGCAGGCCCTGGACCAGAGCCTGCTGCCCCCCGGCAGCGCGCACTGGCTGGGCACCGATCTGTTCGGGCGCAGCACGCTCGCCCGCCTCGCCCATGCCGCGCAGCTCTCGCTGGGGTTGGCGCTGGTGGCCTCGGCCAGCGCCGCCGTGCCCGGCGTATTGCTCGGCGTGGCCGCCAGTTGGCGGGGCGGCGGGGCCGAGCGCGGGCTCGTGCTGCTGGCCGATGCGGTGCTGGCGGTGCCCGGCCTGCTGCTGGTGCTGCTCTTCGCCGCGCTGGCCCCCGGGCAGCACTGGGCGCTCTACATGGGCCTGTCGCTCTCGCTGTGGGTGGAGTATTTCCGCGTGAGCCGCGCCGCCAGCCGCCCCGTGCTGGCCGGCGATGCGGTCCAGGCCTCGCGGCTGCTGGGGTTCGGGCCCGTCTATGTGCTTCGCCGGCACGTGCTCCCGGCCCTGTCTCCCGTGCTGTCCACGCTGCTGCCCTTCAGCGCCGCGCAGGCCGTGCTCGCACTCGCTGCGCTGGGGTTCATCGGTGTCGGCATCCAGCCACCCACGGCCGAGCTGGGGCTGATGATGACCGAGGCGTTGCCCCACTACGAAGAAGCCCCGTGGCTGATGGCCGCGCCCGTCGGCCTGCTGATGCTGCTGGTGCTGGGCATGGCCCTGGTGGCCGGCACGGGAGAACGCGCATGA
- a CDS encoding ABC transporter ATP-binding protein, with product MSSSAPLLQVDDLGVHAGRAALLQGISFALRPGESLCLIGESGAGKSLLAQAVMGQLPPALRASGQIAIDGQSSAAADGGARRPLWGRTLALLPQEPMQALSPLMRIAPQLAEVHALVRGSPADGARAAAQAQLQAVGLGAAAGQHAWQLSGGMAQRAAGMISLAGGARILLADEPTKGLDAFWRGQAIDGLKELLAGGGCAVVITHDLDLARSLNGTVMVLQAGQAVEAGRAQEVLATPRHAFTRQLLAADPSAWPRMAAPAAGDTVLRATGLGKAFGRQTLFHGVDLDLRRGERTVVQGESGSGKSTLGNVLLGLLKADRGEVRRAPSLAPTALQKLYQDPAGAFPPQVDLGTALRDVARRYGQSWTVLQERLHRLGLDASLLHRRPGEVSGGELQRLALARTLMARPALLFADEPTSRLDPLTQRHTLALLAEVMQETGACLLLVTHDDALARAVGTRTLRLRGGLLEPLEHAPG from the coding sequence ATGAGTTCAAGCGCACCGCTGCTCCAGGTGGACGATCTGGGCGTGCATGCCGGCCGCGCGGCCTTGCTGCAGGGCATCTCGTTCGCGCTCCGCCCCGGAGAGTCTCTGTGCCTCATCGGCGAAAGCGGCGCGGGCAAGTCCCTCCTGGCCCAGGCGGTGATGGGACAACTGCCGCCCGCGCTGCGCGCATCGGGGCAGATCGCCATCGACGGGCAGAGCAGCGCGGCCGCCGACGGCGGCGCGCGCCGGCCGCTCTGGGGCCGCACGCTCGCGCTGCTGCCGCAGGAGCCCATGCAGGCGCTGAGCCCCCTCATGCGGATCGCACCGCAGCTCGCCGAGGTGCATGCGCTGGTGCGCGGCAGTCCCGCGGACGGCGCCCGGGCAGCCGCCCAGGCACAGCTGCAGGCCGTGGGCCTGGGCGCTGCCGCGGGGCAGCACGCGTGGCAACTCTCTGGCGGCATGGCGCAACGTGCAGCGGGGATGATCTCGCTGGCCGGCGGCGCGCGCATCCTGCTGGCGGACGAGCCGACCAAGGGCCTCGACGCCTTCTGGCGTGGGCAGGCCATCGACGGCCTGAAGGAACTGCTGGCGGGCGGCGGCTGCGCCGTCGTCATCACGCACGACCTGGACCTCGCACGCAGCCTGAACGGCACGGTGATGGTGCTCCAGGCGGGCCAGGCCGTGGAAGCCGGCCGCGCGCAGGAGGTGCTGGCCACGCCCCGGCATGCGTTCACCCGGCAGTTGCTGGCGGCGGACCCCTCGGCCTGGCCGCGCATGGCGGCACCGGCCGCGGGCGATACGGTGCTGCGCGCCACAGGGCTGGGCAAGGCCTTCGGCCGCCAGACGCTGTTCCACGGCGTGGACCTCGACCTGCGACGGGGCGAGCGGACCGTGGTGCAGGGCGAGAGCGGCTCGGGCAAGAGCACGCTGGGCAACGTGCTGCTGGGGCTGCTCAAGGCCGACCGGGGCGAGGTGCGGCGCGCACCGTCGCTCGCGCCCACCGCGCTGCAGAAGCTCTACCAGGACCCGGCAGGCGCGTTTCCGCCCCAGGTGGACCTGGGCACCGCCCTGCGCGACGTGGCCCGGCGCTACGGCCAGTCCTGGACCGTGCTGCAGGAGCGCCTGCACCGCCTCGGCCTGGACGCATCGCTGCTGCACCGCAGGCCGGGCGAGGTGTCGGGCGGCGAACTGCAGCGCCTGGCGCTGGCACGCACGCTCATGGCCCGCCCCGCGCTGCTGTTCGCGGACGAGCCCACCTCGCGGCTGGACCCGCTCACGCAGCGCCACACGCTCGCGCTGCTCGCCGAGGTGATGCAGGAGACCGGCGCCTGCTTGCTGCTGGTCACGCACGACGACGCGCTGGCCCGCGCGGTCGGCACGCGCACGCTGCGGCTGCGCGGCGGCCTGCTGGAGCCCCTGGAGCACGCTCCCGGATGA
- a CDS encoding ABC transporter permease: protein MTGRTTTTTTASTARGWAGILLRRGLQIVALALIVGTLCFAMARSLPGDMATRIAAGRYGYDLVSNAAASAVRGELGLDRPVWQALLSWWGDIARLDLGTSFVSGDPVWNEIAHQLGATVDLSVAALLIAMALGLPLGIWSGLHPGGRVDRTAAALAVLLRATPPFLLAVLLMLAVAVHLGMLPVAGDAHAGSLLLPALTLGLGLAAGLARVAGAAMRQAAASPSLVFARAKGLTDRQALWRHGLLQAALPVVAYLGVQSVFLVEGAVVVETLFAWPGIGHALVHAVFGRDVPMVQGAALCMGLLFVMFNLLVDAACVAIDPRRRTDASA from the coding sequence ATGACCGGCCGGACCACCACCACCACCACGGCCTCCACGGCGCGTGGCTGGGCAGGCATCCTGCTGCGCCGCGGCCTGCAGATCGTGGCCCTCGCCCTCATCGTCGGAACGCTGTGCTTCGCCATGGCCCGTTCGCTGCCGGGCGACATGGCCACCCGCATCGCCGCGGGGCGGTACGGGTACGACCTCGTGTCCAACGCCGCCGCGTCGGCAGTGCGCGGCGAACTGGGCCTGGACCGGCCGGTCTGGCAGGCGCTGCTGTCCTGGTGGGGCGACATCGCCCGGCTGGACCTGGGCACCTCGTTCGTCAGCGGCGACCCGGTCTGGAACGAGATCGCCCACCAGCTCGGCGCCACGGTCGACCTGTCGGTGGCCGCGCTGCTGATTGCCATGGCGCTGGGGCTGCCGCTGGGCATCTGGTCGGGCCTGCATCCGGGCGGCCGCGTGGACCGCACGGCGGCGGCCCTGGCCGTGCTGCTGCGGGCCACCCCGCCTTTCCTGCTCGCCGTGCTGCTGATGCTGGCCGTGGCCGTGCACCTGGGCATGCTGCCCGTGGCGGGCGACGCGCATGCCGGCAGCCTGCTGCTGCCTGCACTCACGCTGGGCCTGGGGCTCGCGGCCGGGCTGGCGCGCGTGGCCGGCGCGGCCATGCGGCAGGCCGCCGCATCGCCATCGCTGGTCTTCGCGCGCGCCAAGGGCCTCACCGACCGGCAGGCGCTGTGGCGCCACGGCCTGCTGCAGGCGGCGCTGCCGGTGGTGGCCTACCTGGGGGTGCAGAGCGTGTTCCTGGTCGAAGGGGCCGTGGTGGTGGAGACGCTCTTCGCCTGGCCCGGTATCGGCCACGCGCTCGTGCATGCCGTGTTCGGCCGCGATGTGCCCATGGTCCAGGGCGCCGCGCTCTGCATGGGCCTGCTTTTCGTTATGTTCAACCTGCTGGTGGATGCGGCCTGCGTGGCCATCGATCCCCGGCGCCGCACGGATGCCAGCGCATGA